Part of the Chloroflexota bacterium genome, CTGCATGTTGTGGGTTACGATGACAATAGTATACTCCTTGCTGAGCGTTCGCATCAAATCCTCTATCTTGAGGGTGGCGATGGGGTCCAGCGCCGAGCATGGCTCGTCCATCAAGATCACTTCGGGCTTGACGGCGACGACCCTGGCGATGCACAGCCGCTGCTGCTGGCCCAGGGACAGGGAGAGCGCGTCCTGCCTCAAGTCGTCCTTCACCTCGTCCCAGAGTCCTGCGCTGCGCAGGCTTGCCTCCACGATGTCGGCGAGTTCGGACCGTCCGTACAGGCCCAGCACGCGGGGGCCAAAGGCCACGTTGTCAAAGACCGACGCGGGGAAGGGATTGGGGCGCTGGAAGACCATCCCCACCCGGCGCCGAAGTTCCACCACGTTGGTATTCGGGCTGTAGATGTCCTCCCCGTCCAGGAGGACTTTGCCCTCGGCGCGCGTGTGAGGGATGGTGTCGTTCATGCGGTTCAGGCAGCGCAGGAATGTGGATTTCCCGCAGCCGGATGGGCCGATGAGCGCCGTGATCTGCCGCTCCGGGATGGCGATGTTGATGTCCCAGAGGGCCTGCTTCTTGCCGTAGTAGAAGTACAGGTGCTCGGTCCTGATCTTGTCCATGCGCGCTATCCAAATCGCCCGGTAACGTAATCTTCCGTTCGTTTGTCGGTAGGGGCCGTGAAGATCTTCTTGCCCGGGTGGTGCTCCACCAACTCGCCCATGAGGAAGAAAGCCGCGTAGTCGGCGATGCGGCTTGCTTGCTGCACGCTATGCGGCACGATGATGACGGTGTAGTGCTCCTTCAGGGTGAGGAGCGACTCCTCCACCTTGGCCGTGGAGATGGGGTCCAGGCCGGAGGTTGGCTCGTCCAGGAGCAGTACCTCCGGCTCGAGCGCCAGGCTTCGGGCGATGCACAGCCGCTGCTGCTGCCCGCCCGACAGGGCATTGGCCGGGCTGTCCAGGCGGTCTTTGACCTCATCCCACAGGGCCGCCTGCCGCAGGCTGCGCTCCACGATTTCGTCCAGGCGCGTGCGGTCGCGAAGGCCCGCCAGGCGCGGCCCGTAGGTTACGTTCTCG contains:
- the pstB gene encoding phosphate ABC transporter ATP-binding protein; this translates as MDKIRTEHLYFYYGKKQALWDINIAIPERQITALIGPSGCGKSTFLRCLNRMNDTIPHTRAEGKVLLDGEDIYSPNTNVVELRRRVGMVFQRPNPFPASVFDNVAFGPRVLGLYGRSELADIVEASLRSAGLWDEVKDDLRQDALSLSLGQQQRLCIARVVAVKPEVILMDEPCSALDPIATLKIEDLMRTLSKEYTIVIVTHNMQQAARASDFTAFMLSDAERTGQLIEFGPTAEVFTRPQDKRTEDYITGRFG
- a CDS encoding phosphate ABC transporter ATP-binding protein gives rise to the protein MAETKIQIQDVSYAYGDQQVLRHITLDVPARAITVFFGPAGGGKTTLLRLLNRLNDLVEDGHMSGRILLDGEDIYAPGFDVPSLRRRVGMVFALPLPLPGTIRENVTYGPRLAGLRDRTRLDEIVERSLRQAALWDEVKDRLDSPANALSGGQQQRLCIARSLALEPEVLLLDEPTSGLDPISTAKVEESLLTLKEHYTVIIVPHSVQQASRIADYAAFFLMGELVEHHPGKKIFTAPTDKRTEDYVTGRFG